The nucleotide sequence GCGATCGGCCTCGACAGCGAGCGGTGCTGGAGCGGTTTCTGGCCAGCCACCCGCACGTTGCGGACTACGCGCGGTTCCGGACGGCCTGCGAGCGCTGGAGACGGCCGTGGCGTGCGTGGTCCGGTGCCGCGCGGGCCGACGCAGACGTCTCGGACGGAACGTTCCGCTACTACGCCTGCGCGCAGTGGATGGCCGACGCGCAGTTGCGCGAAGCCGCAGGCACCGGTGTGCGGCTGTACATGGACCTCCCGCTGGGCGTCCATCCCGACGGGTACGACGCATGGCGGTACCGTCGGGCGTTCGCCGAGGGCGTTTCGGTGGGTGCGCCTCCCGATCCTCTGGCGCCGCAGGGTCAGGACTGGGGGTTTGCGCCGCCGCATCCTTTTGCCGTGCGCGAGGACGGATACGCATACCTCCGCGCCTGTCTTCGGCACCACTTCCAGGTCGCCCGGATGCTGCGGGTCGACCACGTCATGGGGCTGCATCGGCTGTTTTGGATCCCTCGGGGAATGCCGCCCTCGGAGGGTGTCTACGTCCGGTACCCCGCCGAGGAACTGTATGCGGTCCTCGCGCTGGAGGCGCACCGCAGCGGAGCGGTGCTGGTCGGTGAAGATCTGGGTACGCTGTTGTCGTCGGTGCGAAGCGCGATGCGGCGGCGCGGGTTGTGGCGCATGTACGTCCTGCCCTTCGAGATCGATGCACAGCGTGGCGTCCGCCCACCGCCGCAGATGTGCGTGGCTTCCCTCGATACCCACGACACACCCACCTTCGCAGCCTTCTGGGCCGGCGCGGACATCGTGGAGCGTCGACGGCTGGGACTGATCGACGAGGCGCAGGCCGAGCGCGCGCGGTCGGAACGATCGGCGGTGCGCCGTGCGCTGCAGCGCACGCTGCGCGAGGAGGGCTACCTGCGCGGTGGAGATGCGCGTGCCGTCCTGGCGGCCTGCCTGAGCTACCTGGCCGCGAGCGCGGCGCGCTGCGTGCTCGTCAGCCTTGAGGACCTGTGGCTGGAGACCGAACCGCAGAACGTGCCGGGAACGCGCGACGAATATCCCAACTGGCGCCGGCGCCTGCGCTGCGATCTCGACGAGGCGATGGGCATGGCGCAGGTACACGAAGCGCTCGAGCTGCTGGCCCGGGCCCGGTCACACACGGAGGGCTGAGCGCCGGGCAGACCCCAAGCCCGTGCGACGGCGACTTCCGGGACCTACTTCCTGGCCGCCTGGTACGTCTCCTCGACGACGTCCCAGTTCACCACGTTCCACCAGGCGCTCACATAGTCGGCGCGCCGGTTCTGGTACTTGAGGTAGTAGGCGTGCTCCCAGACGTCGATGCCCAAGACCGGCTTGAGGCCCTCCATCACCGGGCTGTCTTGGTTCGGTGTCGAGATGACCTTCAGCGCACCACGCGCGTCGACGACGAGCCAGGCCCATCCCGAGCCGAACCGCCCCAGGGCCGCCTTCGTGAGCTGCTCTTTGAACCCGTCCAGCGACGCGAACGTCGCCTTCAGGTCTTCCAACAGTCTGCCCCCGGGTTCCTTGCTGCCGCCCGGTTTCATCCACCGCCAGAACAAGGTGTGGTTGTGGTGACCGCCGCCGTTGTTGCGCACCGCGGTCTGGATCTCTTCCGGGAGTTCCGACAGACGGGCCAGCAGCTCCTCGACGTCCATCTTGTGGTACGCCTCGTGCTTCTCCAGAGCCTGGTTGAGGTTGTTCACGTAGGTCTGGTGGTGCTTGGTGTGGTGGATCTCCATCGTCCGGGCATCGATGTGCGGCTCCAGGGCGTCGTACGGATACCCGAGTTCGGGCAACTGGAAGGGGTAGGGCATCGGTCGTTTCCTCCTTTCGTCGTGGGCTACAACACCGCTATCAGAATATCCTACGGGAGCGAGTTTGGGTGACCCTGCCCGGCATCGGCCGATCCCGATACACTGGGAAAGGGTCGCCCAGCGGGAGGACGCGGCCCACAGGAGGGAATACGTTGGCCGATCCCCGATACGGTCGGACCGGGTCGGCGCACCAGCCGATGCCACCCGGTTGGCTCAGCGACTACGATCTGCACCTGTTCAACGAGGGCAGCCACTTCCGCCTCTACGAACGTCTGGGCGCCCATCCCGTCGCCGGGGGCGTCGTCTTCGCGGTCTGGGCGCCCAACGCCGAGCGTGTGGCGGTGATCGGCGACTTCAACGGCTGGAACGCCGAGCGGCACCTGCTGCGACCGCGGGGCAGCTCCGGCGTGTGGGAGGGGTTCGTGCCGGACGTCGGTCCCGGTGCCCTGTACAAGTATCGCATCGTCTCCCGGTATGGACACACTCTCGACAAAGCGGACCCGTTCGCCTTCCGGTCGGAGACTCCGCCACGGACGGCTTCCGTCGTGTGGACCCTCGACTACCCGTGGGGCGACGATGCGTGGATGGCGTCCCGCCGCCGCAGGAACGCGTTGGATTCCGCGGTGTCGATCTACGAGGTGCACCTGGGCTCGTGGATGCGCGATCCTTCGGGCCGGTTTCTGACCTGCCGGGAGCTGGCGCCGCGTCTGGCCGAGTACGTGCGCGAACGGGGCTTCACCCATGTCGAATTCCTGCCGGTGATGGAGCATCCCTTTTACGGTTCGTGGGGCTACCAGGTCACCGGTTACTTCGCCCCCACCAGCCGTTACGGCACACCCCAGGACTTCATGTTCCTCATCGACCACCTGCACCGCAACGGCATCGGCGTGATCTTGGACTGGGTGCCCTCGCACTTTCCGAACGATCCGCACGGGCTGGCCTTCTTCGACGGCACGCACCTGTACGAGCATGCCGACCCGAGGCGGGGCTTCCACCCCGACTGGCACAGCGCGATCTTCAACTACGGCCGCAACGAGGTCCGCAGCTTCCTGATCAGCAACGCGATGTTCTGGCTTGACCGCTACCACGCCGACGGGCTGCGGGTCGACGCCGTCGCGTCGATGCTCTACCTGGACTATTCGCGCCCCGAAGGGCAGTGGGTCCCCAACGAGTACGGCGGGCGGGAGAACCTGGAGGCGATCGCGTTCCTGCGCCGCTTGAACGAAGAGGTGTACCGCGCGTACCCGGATGTGCAGACGATCGCGGAGGAGTCGACGGCCTGGCCGATGGTGTCGCGGCCCACGTACGTCGGCGGGCTGGGGTTCGGCCTGAAGTGGGACATGGGCTGGATGCACGACACGCTCAACTACATGTCGCACGACCCCATCCACCGCAGCTACCACCACGACCGGGTCACCTTCCGCATGCTGTACGCGTTCGGCGAGAACTACATACTTCCCCTCTCGCACGACGAGGTGGTCCACGGCAAGGGATCCCTATGGGCCAGGATGCCGGGCGACGACTGGCAGCGCTTCGCCAACCTCCGGCTGCTGTTCGGATATATGTATGCGCAGCCGGGCAAGAAGTTGCTCTTCATGGGCGACGAGATCGCCCAGAAGAGGGAGTGGGACCACGACGCGGCGGTGGACTGGCACCTTCTGGCCGACGACCGGCACCGCGGTGTGCAGCGCTGGATCGACGACCTGAATCGCGCGTACTGCACCCACGCGGCACTGCACGAGCTGGACTGCGAGCCAGGCGGGTTCGAGTGGATCGACGCCAACGACAGCGCACACAGCGTGCTCAGCTTCCTGCGCAAGGGACGGAGCGGCCCGCCGGTGATCGTCGTCTGCAACTTCACGCCCGTCCCGCGGACGAACTACCGGGTGGGAGCGCCCACCAGCGGGTTCTGGCGCGAGATCCTCAACAGCGACGCGTCAGTCTACGGCGGCAGCGGCTGGGGCAACATGGGAGGTGCGGACGCGGTACCGGTGCCGTTCCACGGTCGGCCGTACTCGTTGAATCTCACCCTGCCGCCGCTCGGGGCGGTCTTTTTGCGCTGGGAGGGATTGTGAGCGGGGCTCGGGTGTGGCGGGGGCGCCCCCACCCGCTCGGCGCAACCTGGGACGGCCTGGGCGTCAACTTCGCGTTGTACTCCGAGCACGCCGAGGCGGTCGAACTGGTCCTCTTCGACGGCCCCGACGCCCCCGAACCCACCCACACACTGCCCCTGCCCGAGCGGACGGGACCGGTCTGGCACGGCTACGTCCCCGGACTGCGCCCCGGCCAGCTGTACGGTTACCGCGTCAGGGGCCTGTACGAGCCGTGTGCCGGCCACCGCTTCAACCACCACAAGGTGCTCATCGATCCGTACGCGAAGGCGGTTGGCCGGCCGCTGCGCTGGCACGACAGTCTGTTCGGCTACCGGGTGGGCGACCCGAACGGCGACCTATCGTTCGACACCTCCGACAGCGCGCCGTACGCGCCGCTGGGCGCGGTCGTCGAGGACGCGTTCGAGTGGGCCGACGACCGCCCTCCCCAGATCCCCTGGGAAGACACCATCATCTACGAGACCCACGTAAAGGGGATCAGCCGTCTGCACCCGGAGGTGGCGGAGTCGATCCGCGGCACGTATCTGGGGCTGGCTTCGGAGCCGATCGTCGATCACCTGACCCGGTTGGGCGTGACGGCGGTCCAGCTGCTGCCGGTGCACGCCCATGTCGACGACAGGCGGCTGGTGGAGGCTGGGCTCACCAACTACTGGGGCTACAACCCCCTCGCCTACTTCGCGCCGGAGCCCGCCTACGCGTCGGCCGGCGCCGGGCCGGTGGAGGCGGTGCGGGAGTTCAAGATGATGGTGCGGTCCCTTCACGCGGCCGGGCTCGAAGTGATCGTGGACGTCGTGTACAATCACACTGGCGAGGGCAACCACCTCGGGCCGACGCTGTGCTTTCGCGGGGTGGACAACCGCAGCTACTACAAGCTGAGTCCGGACGAACCCCGCTACTACATCGACTACACCGGCACCGGCAACACGCTGGATCCCGGCAATCCCTACGTCCTCCAGCTCATCACCGACAGCCTGCGGTACTGGGTCACCGAGATGCACGTCGACGGGTTCCGGTTCGATCTGGCCGCCGCACTCGCGCGCGAGCTGTACGACGTCAACATGCTGTCAGCCTTCTTCAAGGTCATCCAGCAGGACCCCGTGCTCTCGCGCGTCAAGCTGATCGCCGAGCCCTGGGACGTGGGCCCCGGAGGCTATCAGATCGGCAATTTCCCTTGGTACTGGGCGGAGTGGAACGGCCGCTACCGGGACGCGGTTCGGAGGTTCTGGCGGGGGGACGCCGGCACGCTCGGAGAACTGGCCACCCGGGTGGCGGGCAGTGCCGACCTCTACGAGCGGTCGGGCCGCCGTCCGTTCGCTTCGATCAACTTCGTGACCGCCCACGACGGGTTCACCCTGCAGGATTTGGTCAGCTACGAACGCAAGCACAACGAGGCGAACCTGGAGGACAACCGGGATGGGGCCGAAGACAACCACAGCACCAACTGCGGCGTCGAGGGGCCGAGCGAAGACACACCCGTGGTGCTGTGCCGGGAGACGCTCAAGCGCAGCCTGATCGCCACGCTGTTCTGCTCGCAGGGCGTGCCGATGCTGCTCGGCGGGGACGAGCTCTCGCGCACGCAGCGCGGCAACAACAACGCCTATTGCCAGGACAACGAGCTGTCGTGGTATGACTGGAACCTGGACGAGCGGCGCCGCGCGTTCCTGGAATCCGTGCGCCAGGCCATCGCGCTGCGCAGGCGCCACCCGACCTTCCGTCGCCGCAGTTTCCTGCGCGGCGCGGGGAACGGACCTTGCAAGGACGTGGCGTGGTTCCACCCCGCCGGGCGGGAGATGACGCCCGAGGACTGGAACGATCCGGATCTGCGGGCGGTGGGCATGATGCTGTGCGGCCAGGCACTCAACGAGTTCGACCCGCGCGGTGCGCCCCTGACCGATCGCACGTTCCTCGTCCTCTTCAACGGCGGTCGGGCGAGTCGGTTCGTGCTGCCCGAACCGCCAGGGGAGTGGGGGTGGGAGCGCGTGTGGTCCACGGATGCCCAGCGCCCGCGCCGTCGCCCTCAGCCGCTGCCTGCCGGAACCGCCCTGATCGTGCGCCCGAGGACGCTGCGGGTGTTGCGGGCCGTCCGGGCGCGCTAGTCTCGGAGAGGAGGGAGCCTCCTGCAGCGTGCGCCGCACCCGTGAGCCTGACCGACGAGAGATGTCGACGGCGCGAACGAACCTCAGGTGGTGGCAGACCGCGGCGATCTACCAGGTCTACCCTCGGTCCTTCCAGGATACGGACGGGGACGGCGTCGGGGACCTGCCGGGCGTGATCCGGCGCCTGGACCATCTGTGCGACCTCGGGGTCGATGCGGTCTGGATCAATCCGTTCTTCCGGTCGCCGATGAAGGACTTCGGATACGACGTCAGCGACTACTGCGATGTGGACCCGACCTTCGGAACGCTCGCCGACTTCGATCGGCTCCTTGCGGAGGCCCACCGCCGCGGGCTGCGCGTTCTGCTGGACCTCGTGCCGAACCACACCTCCGACCGGCACCCGTGGTTTGTGGAGTCGCACGCCGACCGAGGCAGTCCCAAGCGCGACTGGTACGTGTGGCGGGATCCGGCGCCGGGGGGCGGCCCGCCGAACAACTGGATCAGCTTCTTCGGAGGTCCGGCTTGGACGCTCGACCGGCGCACGGGGCAGTACTATTTGCACCACTTCCTGCCCGAGCAGCCCGACCTCAACTACCGGAACCCCGAAGTCGTCGAGGCGATGCTGGACGTCATGCGGTTCTGGCTGGACCGCGGCGCAGACGGCTTCCGCGTCGACGTGCTGTGGATGCTCGTGGAGGATCCCCACTTCCGGGACGAACCGGACAACCCTGCGTGGCGGCCCGGGATGCGCCCGCGCGACCGGTTGATCCACTGCTACACCGACGACCAGCTGGAGACCCACGAGATTGTCCGCCGCATGCGCGCGCTGCTCGATGCGTACGGCGAGCCGGAGCGGATCATGGTCGGCGAGATTTACCTGCCGTATCCGAAGCTCGTGCGCTACTACGGGACGCCGCAGACGCCCGAGTGCCACCTGCCGTACAACTTCGGATTGGTCGAACGCGCCCTGGGGGATTGGCGCCCGGAGGTCGTACGCGCGGTCGTGGAGGACTACGAGGCCCACCTGCCGCCGTGGGCGTGGCCGAACTGGGTGTTGGGGAACCACGACCGCCCGCGCGTGGCCGCACGGATCGGCTCGGAGCAGGCGCGGGTAGCCACGATGCTGCTGTGCACGCTGCGTGGCACGCCCACGATCTACTACGGGGACGAGATCGCCATGACCGGCACCGAGGTGCCGCCAGACCGGGTACGCGATCTGCCGGGGCTGCGCGACCCGTTGGCCCACCCACCGCGGGATCCGGCGCGCACGCCGATGCAGTGGGACGACTCACCGTACGCCGGCTTCAGCGTGGTTGAGCCGTGGCTGCCGGTCCATCCCGACTACCGCACGCGCAACGTCGCGGCCCAGCGGGACGACCCCCGGTCGATGCTGAACCTGACGCGCCGGCTTCTGCGCCTGCGGAGGGAATCCGTCGCCTTCCTGGAGGGGACGTACCGGAGCGTGACGGCGCCGCAGGGTGTGTTTGCGTTCGTGCGGGCTGCGGATCGACAACGTTGGCTGGTGGCGCTGAACTTGACCGGCGCCGGGCGCCGGCTGGAGGGTGAAGGCGGCGAGGTGGTGCTGTCGACCCACATGGACCGCGAGGGGCGCGAGCGAAACGCACTGGAACTGAGGCCCCACGAGGGAGTCGTGGTGCGCATCGCGTAGCGTCCATGGGTGCTACGATGGAAGAGAGTCAGCGGCCCCGAGGAGGCGACATGTTCGGTCACAGACCAGGTCCGTCGCGCGAGCAGGTGCTGGAGGCGCTGCGCGACGTGCAGGATCCGGAGTTGCACCGGTCGATCGTGGAGCTCGACATGGTGCGCGACGTCACGATCCGGGATGGACAGGTCCGGGTCGACGCGCTGTTGACGATCAGCGGGTGTCCGTTGCGCGAGACCATCGTGGAGTCGATCCGTCAACGCGTCGCGCAGCTGCCGGGCGTGCGCGCGGTGGACGTCAACCTGGGCGTGATGTCGGCGGAGCAGCGGCAGGCGCTGATCACCAAGCTGCGCGGGCCGCAGCCCACGGACCGCCCCCCGGCGTTTCTGGGGCCCGACAGCCCGGTGCGCGTACTGGCCGTGGCGAGCGGAAAGGGCGGGGTGGGCAAGTCCACTGTCACCGCGAACCTGGCCGTCGCACTGGCGCAGCGCGGGGCGCGCGTCGGCCTGATCGACGCGGACGTGTACGGCTTTTCGATTCCCCGGATGCTGGGGCTGGAGGGGCGGCCGACGGTGATCGACCAGATGATCATCCCGATGGAGCGCTGGGGCGTGCGCGCGATCTCGATGGGGATGCTCGTGGACCGGGAAGATGCGGTCGTCTGGCGCGGCCCGATGCTGCACAAGGCGCTCGTGACCTTCATCGGCGAGGTCCACTGGGGCGACGTCGAAACTTTGCTGATCGACCTGCCGCCGGGCACCGGAGACGTCTCGATCACGATCGCCCAGCAGCTGCCGCGCGCCGAGATGCTGGTCGTGACGACACCGCAGCCGGCGGCAGTGGAGGTGGCCGCCCGGGCGGCACGGATGGCTCAAAAGGTCAACATGCGCGTCGTCGGCGTGATCGAGAACATGTCGTACTACGACCCGCCGGGTGCTGGGCGCGTCTACCCGTTCGGCACGGGCGGTGGGCGTGCTCTCGCCCAGCGCCTGGGCGTTCCGCTGCTGGCGGAGGTGCCACTGGATCCGCGGGTGCGCGAGTGCGCCGACCGGGGAGAACCGGTCGTGTTGGCGGAACCCGACAGCCCGGCGGTGGCGGCGTTCTTGCGAGCGGCCGAGGCGCTGCGGGCAGCAGCGGTCGCGGCGCCGTAGCCGTGCGGGCCGTCTGTCAGGGGAGAGCGGGCCGCAGCGACGGTGAGCACCTGCTACGCGCCGCTTCCAGGAGAAGCGGGTCGGAGCCCTGAGCAGAAAGTGAACTCCGGCGTCCGTCTGGGACGAGGGGGGTGATCGCGTGGCCGATCTGTACCACAACTACATCGGGGGAAAATGGGTTCCGTCGCGGTCGGGCGCGACCTTCGAGTCGCTGGACCCGGCCACCGGGGAAGTCTTGGGGGCGTGCGCGCGTTCCGGCCCCGAAGACGTCTCGGACGCGGTGGCGGCCGCACGCGAGGCCTACCCGAAGTGGCGGAAGGTGCCGGCGCCGCGTCGGGCGGAGATCCTGTACCGCGCGGCCGAGATGCTCGTCCGGCGCAAAGAGGAGTACGCGCGCCTGATGACCAGGGAGATGGGCAAGATCCTCACGGAGACGCGCGGCGACGTGCAGGAAGCGATCGACATGACCTACTTCATCGCCGGGGAGGGCCGCCGTCTGCACGGCTACACCACCCCCAGCGAGATGCCGAGCAAGGCCGCGTACTGTGTGCGCCAACCCATGGGCGTGGTGGGCGTCATCACGCCGTGGAATTTCCCGATGGCGATCCCCTCCTGGAAGATCGTCCCGGCGCTGGTGTGCGGCAACACGGTGGTCTTCAAGCCCGCTCCGGAGACCCCCATCATGGGTGCGGCGTTCGTGCAGCTCCTCGAAGAGGCCGGGCTGCCGCCGGGTGTGCTGAACCTCACGCTCGGGGGCGACGAGGTCGGCGCGGCGCTCGTCGACCATCCCGACGTCGCGCTGATCTCATTCACCGGGTCCACGGAGGTCGGACTCAAGGTCGCCGCTCGGTGCGCGGAGCAGGGCAAGCGCGTGTCCTTGGAGATGGGTGGCAAGAACGCGGCGATCGTGATGGACGACGCCGACCTGGAGCTAGCCGCCGACGCGCTCGTGTGGAGCGCGTTCGGCACCACCGGACAGCGCTGCACGGCCTGCAGCCGGATCGTTGTCCATCCGCGGGTCCACACCGACGTCGCCGACCTGCTGAGCGAGCGGGCCGGGCGGCTGCGTCTGGGCAGCGGACTCGAACCGACCACCGACGTGGGCCCGCTGGTCAGCGCCGCCCAGCTGGAGCGGGTCGAGCGTTACGTCGGCATCGGGAAGAGCGAGGGGGCACGGGTGCTGGTCGGCGGGGAGCGTGCCACGGGCGACGGGCTGGAGCGCGGTTACTTCTTCCGGCCGACGGTCTTCGACGGGGTGCACCCGCAGATGCGGATCGCCCAGGAGGAGATCTTTGGCCCGGTCACCGATCTGATCCGCGCCGACTCCCTCGACGAGGCGATCGCGGTGGTCAACGGCGTGCGCTACGGTCTGTCGGCGTCGATCTTCACGCGCGACGTCAACAAAGCGATGCGCGCCATCGAGGAGATCCACACGGGGATCGTATATGTGAACCACGGAACGATCGGCGCCGAGGTGCACCTGCCGTTCGGCGGGACCCGCGCGACCGGCAACGGGCATCGCGAGGGCGGGCTGCAGGTGCTGGACGTCTTCAGCGAGTGGAAGTCGGTGTACATTGACTACAGCGGGCGTCTGCAGCGGGCACAGATCGATATCGAACCGGTCGTCGGCTGACGGGGTGATCGCCAACGGGTCACGGCTGCGGGCCGACTGCGGTTCCGTGAGGCGCCGACAGAAACCGAACCTCCGCAACCCCGGAACAGTCTTCGCCCTCGTCGTCGCCGCGATGGCGCTGGTCGGCGGCGCTCCTGCACCCTCACGTTCGCTCACCGTCTTCGCCGAACAGGTGGACGTCGAGGCCGCCACCGACGTGCTCACGGCCGTGAACGTGCGCCTGACCGACGGCCGATACACGCTGACGGCGCCGCGCATGGTGTTGCGGCGGCGCGCAGGAGAGGCCCGGCTCGAAGGCGGCGTCCGGGGTCAGGGGCCGGAAGGAAATCTCCAAAGCCGCGAGCTGGTGATCCGCTTCACGGCGCGCCTGGAACTGACGCGCATCGAAGCGCTCGCCGCGCAGTTGAGTTCGGACGGCCGCCGCATCACGGCCGATCGCCTTACTCTGGATCCGCGTACGGGCGTGGCCGAGACCGGTCTGAACCCCGTGCTGTTCCTGCCGCCCGACGTCCGCGGTACGGGGATGCGGATGGTGTACCG is from Armatimonadota bacterium and encodes:
- the malQ gene encoding 4-alpha-glucanotransferase; translation: MSRPHAARARQRRTLRALAGRYGVQVAYRDLTGRVRAASEESLMAVLRALGAPLDSASDAPEALQEHRDVQPTFGPVAVAWEGKLVLVAPAGVRCERLDCVVHHEGGETRSYRLSGVGSVGGRRFVVPDRLPPGYHRVDIEADSGRATSLVISAPSRVPDPGGRVWGLFAPLYALRSVEDWGIGGYTELSRLGRQVTGRGGAAVGTLPLLPCFLDDPFEPSPYMPVSRLCWNEAYVDPVRAAAMVGIDVPSSPDLRAQQESVRAAALVDYRRVGALKRRVLGEIAAHICDRPRQRAVLERFLASHPHVADYARFRTACERWRRPWRAWSGAARADADVSDGTFRYYACAQWMADAQLREAAGTGVRLYMDLPLGVHPDGYDAWRYRRAFAEGVSVGAPPDPLAPQGQDWGFAPPHPFAVREDGYAYLRACLRHHFQVARMLRVDHVMGLHRLFWIPRGMPPSEGVYVRYPAEELYAVLALEAHRSGAVLVGEDLGTLLSSVRSAMRRRGLWRMYVLPFEIDAQRGVRPPPQMCVASLDTHDTPTFAAFWAGADIVERRRLGLIDEAQAERARSERSAVRRALQRTLREEGYLRGGDARAVLAACLSYLAASAARCVLVSLEDLWLETEPQNVPGTRDEYPNWRRRLRCDLDEAMGMAQVHEALELLARARSHTEG
- a CDS encoding superoxide dismutase → MPYPFQLPELGYPYDALEPHIDARTMEIHHTKHHQTYVNNLNQALEKHEAYHKMDVEELLARLSELPEEIQTAVRNNGGGHHNHTLFWRWMKPGGSKEPGGRLLEDLKATFASLDGFKEQLTKAALGRFGSGWAWLVVDARGALKVISTPNQDSPVMEGLKPVLGIDVWEHAYYLKYQNRRADYVSAWWNVVNWDVVEETYQAARK
- the glgB gene encoding 1,4-alpha-glucan branching protein GlgB, translated to MPPGWLSDYDLHLFNEGSHFRLYERLGAHPVAGGVVFAVWAPNAERVAVIGDFNGWNAERHLLRPRGSSGVWEGFVPDVGPGALYKYRIVSRYGHTLDKADPFAFRSETPPRTASVVWTLDYPWGDDAWMASRRRRNALDSAVSIYEVHLGSWMRDPSGRFLTCRELAPRLAEYVRERGFTHVEFLPVMEHPFYGSWGYQVTGYFAPTSRYGTPQDFMFLIDHLHRNGIGVILDWVPSHFPNDPHGLAFFDGTHLYEHADPRRGFHPDWHSAIFNYGRNEVRSFLISNAMFWLDRYHADGLRVDAVASMLYLDYSRPEGQWVPNEYGGRENLEAIAFLRRLNEEVYRAYPDVQTIAEESTAWPMVSRPTYVGGLGFGLKWDMGWMHDTLNYMSHDPIHRSYHHDRVTFRMLYAFGENYILPLSHDEVVHGKGSLWARMPGDDWQRFANLRLLFGYMYAQPGKKLLFMGDEIAQKREWDHDAAVDWHLLADDRHRGVQRWIDDLNRAYCTHAALHELDCEPGGFEWIDANDSAHSVLSFLRKGRSGPPVIVVCNFTPVPRTNYRVGAPTSGFWREILNSDASVYGGSGWGNMGGADAVPVPFHGRPYSLNLTLPPLGAVFLRWEGL
- the glgX gene encoding glycogen debranching protein GlgX, producing MSGARVWRGRPHPLGATWDGLGVNFALYSEHAEAVELVLFDGPDAPEPTHTLPLPERTGPVWHGYVPGLRPGQLYGYRVRGLYEPCAGHRFNHHKVLIDPYAKAVGRPLRWHDSLFGYRVGDPNGDLSFDTSDSAPYAPLGAVVEDAFEWADDRPPQIPWEDTIIYETHVKGISRLHPEVAESIRGTYLGLASEPIVDHLTRLGVTAVQLLPVHAHVDDRRLVEAGLTNYWGYNPLAYFAPEPAYASAGAGPVEAVREFKMMVRSLHAAGLEVIVDVVYNHTGEGNHLGPTLCFRGVDNRSYYKLSPDEPRYYIDYTGTGNTLDPGNPYVLQLITDSLRYWVTEMHVDGFRFDLAAALARELYDVNMLSAFFKVIQQDPVLSRVKLIAEPWDVGPGGYQIGNFPWYWAEWNGRYRDAVRRFWRGDAGTLGELATRVAGSADLYERSGRRPFASINFVTAHDGFTLQDLVSYERKHNEANLEDNRDGAEDNHSTNCGVEGPSEDTPVVLCRETLKRSLIATLFCSQGVPMLLGGDELSRTQRGNNNAYCQDNELSWYDWNLDERRRAFLESVRQAIALRRRHPTFRRRSFLRGAGNGPCKDVAWFHPAGREMTPEDWNDPDLRAVGMMLCGQALNEFDPRGAPLTDRTFLVLFNGGRASRFVLPEPPGEWGWERVWSTDAQRPRRRPQPLPAGTALIVRPRTLRVLRAVRAR
- a CDS encoding alpha-amylase family glycosyl hydrolase, which translates into the protein MSTARTNLRWWQTAAIYQVYPRSFQDTDGDGVGDLPGVIRRLDHLCDLGVDAVWINPFFRSPMKDFGYDVSDYCDVDPTFGTLADFDRLLAEAHRRGLRVLLDLVPNHTSDRHPWFVESHADRGSPKRDWYVWRDPAPGGGPPNNWISFFGGPAWTLDRRTGQYYLHHFLPEQPDLNYRNPEVVEAMLDVMRFWLDRGADGFRVDVLWMLVEDPHFRDEPDNPAWRPGMRPRDRLIHCYTDDQLETHEIVRRMRALLDAYGEPERIMVGEIYLPYPKLVRYYGTPQTPECHLPYNFGLVERALGDWRPEVVRAVVEDYEAHLPPWAWPNWVLGNHDRPRVAARIGSEQARVATMLLCTLRGTPTIYYGDEIAMTGTEVPPDRVRDLPGLRDPLAHPPRDPARTPMQWDDSPYAGFSVVEPWLPVHPDYRTRNVAAQRDDPRSMLNLTRRLLRLRRESVAFLEGTYRSVTAPQGVFAFVRAADRQRWLVALNLTGAGRRLEGEGGEVVLSTHMDREGRERNALELRPHEGVVVRIA
- a CDS encoding Mrp/NBP35 family ATP-binding protein, with the protein product MFGHRPGPSREQVLEALRDVQDPELHRSIVELDMVRDVTIRDGQVRVDALLTISGCPLRETIVESIRQRVAQLPGVRAVDVNLGVMSAEQRQALITKLRGPQPTDRPPAFLGPDSPVRVLAVASGKGGVGKSTVTANLAVALAQRGARVGLIDADVYGFSIPRMLGLEGRPTVIDQMIIPMERWGVRAISMGMLVDREDAVVWRGPMLHKALVTFIGEVHWGDVETLLIDLPPGTGDVSITIAQQLPRAEMLVVTTPQPAAVEVAARAARMAQKVNMRVVGVIENMSYYDPPGAGRVYPFGTGGGRALAQRLGVPLLAEVPLDPRVRECADRGEPVVLAEPDSPAVAAFLRAAEALRAAAVAAP
- a CDS encoding aldehyde dehydrogenase family protein, translating into MADLYHNYIGGKWVPSRSGATFESLDPATGEVLGACARSGPEDVSDAVAAAREAYPKWRKVPAPRRAEILYRAAEMLVRRKEEYARLMTREMGKILTETRGDVQEAIDMTYFIAGEGRRLHGYTTPSEMPSKAAYCVRQPMGVVGVITPWNFPMAIPSWKIVPALVCGNTVVFKPAPETPIMGAAFVQLLEEAGLPPGVLNLTLGGDEVGAALVDHPDVALISFTGSTEVGLKVAARCAEQGKRVSLEMGGKNAAIVMDDADLELAADALVWSAFGTTGQRCTACSRIVVHPRVHTDVADLLSERAGRLRLGSGLEPTTDVGPLVSAAQLERVERYVGIGKSEGARVLVGGERATGDGLERGYFFRPTVFDGVHPQMRIAQEEIFGPVTDLIRADSLDEAIAVVNGVRYGLSASIFTRDVNKAMRAIEEIHTGIVYVNHGTIGAEVHLPFGGTRATGNGHREGGLQVLDVFSEWKSVYIDYSGRLQRAQIDIEPVVG
- a CDS encoding LptA/OstA family protein, whose translation is MRRRQKPNLRNPGTVFALVVAAMALVGGAPAPSRSLTVFAEQVDVEAATDVLTAVNVRLTDGRYTLTAPRMVLRRRAGEARLEGGVRGQGPEGNLQSRELVIRFTARLELTRIEALAAQLSSDGRRITADRLTLDPRTGVAETGLNPVLFLPPDVRGTGMRMVYRSRQGTADVAAPSEIRTDQGSLRGRDVSIDFNAQSAVMRGPVQATFEVAEGTANRAQAFFREGRAVLEGNVRIRRGNSRLAADRVIIWYRENRIRVEGAVRMDLEEEPPNRP